In Candidatus Electrothrix scaldis, the genomic window AACGGGTGGACTGGGCAGATGACAGAAGTGAACTCGGTTTTTTTGACGTCATTATTGGCAGTGACCTGCTCTACGAAGACCAACATGTTTCCTTACTGGCTCATTTTATTCAAAACCATGCCAAGCCTGCATGTGATGTAATAATTGTTGACCCAGGCAGGGGAAGGAAAAGCAAACTCAGTTCTCAGATGAGTGACTACGGTTTTACAAGCACTCATATTCAGCCGACACGCACCGATTACCTGGAAAAGCAATTCAAAGGGTATATTTTAAATTTTTCTCGCTAGATCTGAAACAAAAAAATCGTAATAACAGAACAGTGACATGCATTGGCATAAAATTTCAGAGCAAACTTTTTCATAACCTATGCAGAATACTGGATGACATGACACTGCCACCTGACATTTTGTTTCCATCAAACACGTTTCCTCTATAGTCAGTCACACTTGTGAGATCTGAAACTTTTATAACGACGTTATTTGACCGCCTGTTATACGATGATCGCAAGAGAAAGACGATGATGAATGTCAACAGAACAATCAACACGATTTCCATAAAATCACGATTATTTTTTGCCTTATTCATAAGAGTTCCTCCCCTGTATTATGAAGCGTGAGGAATGAATCGCAAATGCAGCCGAACAGCTCTGAACAGCAAGTACAGTACAAAAAAATCCGACCCAAACACTATTAGTATAATTATTTATACCACTTTTTTCCAAAAAAGTCAGGCTTGGATCTTTTTTTCACAGCACCTGCGAATAATCTACTCCTTATACTGCTTACCTATTTAAAATAACCTATGGATGTAAAGAGAATTTGTCTTCTCAAGATAGACTTGTAAAGATTTTGTAAAGTCTGTACGTCCTATACAGAAGACAGTATGTGAGCTGGAACGACAGTTTGTCGAATGACAAAGCTGCAAAGGGAAAAAAGTCTGCACAGAGAAGCAAGAGAGAGCACTTACTTCTGTTCTTTCGCTAAGTTATATAGAGTAGCCCCATCAATATGTCCATCATGCAGGTTTGCCATTATAACTTCAGGGGAAATTTTCCAACAATCTCCAATCCCCCGTGCCACTTCATACGACATAACGCCAATAACTATCATTGGATAGGATAAGATTTCCAACCCATAGAGGTAGCCGAAAAGACGCTCATTATATGTCAACTCGATATTCTCTAGCTGTCTTTTGATTAACGTGATAATATGCTGCGAATTTTTGTAGCATTCTCCACAAAGGCAGTACAGGCTCTTTTGAGGATACTCCCAAGGTTTCAAACTGCTTTCATAGTAGGAATGATACACATCAAGTGTCTTTTCCTGTGACTTACAGTTAACACACTGAAATCCAGACCTTTCTAAAACATCTAATTTCTTCTCATGCCATTTCGGATGGTTAAGAAGTTCAGGATGTGATGTTTTATCGACTAACATAATGCGTACCCTGTCTTTAATATAGAGCAATCTTCACGGGTATCAGTTCATACGACCTTCACCATTTTTTTCAACATCAACAGCAGACTCGATAACTTTCATACTTTTCATGACAATACCCTCTACGGGTCTGTTCAAAGAGGAGTACAAAAGGAACATTGCTATGCAGATCAGAAAAAAAAGTATGACTATCTCCGACCAGGAGATATCATTTTTCTTAAGTTGCAAAAATTTCTTATACGAATTCAGGTTTCCTCTGTGCATAACAATTTCTCAAAAAATATGAAGAAAGGTCAGGAGGGATTCACACCCCCTTCACAAGAAAAAAATTATCAACCATCAGGGATTGGTATAAATAACTGACCCTTTTTATCTGCCTTTATTCATGTCTATGATAACCAATATATGTAAAGAAAACTTGTTATTCACGAGTTAATTTGTAAAGTTTTTGTAAAAGAATACATCCATCTATTTTTTTGTTCTTTTTACAAATAACGTCAGAAAGCAGATTTATAGCTTTTACGATTGAATAACTGGGTAGGGAAAAAATGAAGGCGGAGGGCAAATGCAAAGACTGGAAACTATTTCTATCATTTCGATCCAAGGAGGATCGGCCACCTCGTTCCAGAGAGATTGGTTTAATTTTATACTAAATATTTCAAAAAACATACTTATGTAAAATCCAGTATTAAACAACAGGTAAGGACGGGAGCAACAACCTGAGACCCGCAGAATCAGCAAGCCCATCTCCGATGTTCTTCAACTCTTCCAGTTTTGCCTCTAACGAGGCAAGAGCAGCCCACACGGTTTCTGAAATCCCGGCCAGAGTGGCCTGGGGCACACCTGGTAAATAAAAATCTATAGCAACACCATTCTCGACTTGCGCGGTCCTGACAAGTAGCGTGCCCCCCTGCCCCAGCTGCTGTAATGAGAAAACGTACAGCTGATAAAGAATATACTGTAACAGGGCAGGCTCATTATAGAGAGGTTCGACTCCCTGCCCCGGTTCAAATTGCAAGGTAATTTGCTGAGAACGGGTGGATCGACCAAGAAAAACAGCAAGATCAATCAGAAGATCGTTGACCTGAAAGAACGAACGTGGTGTATCGGAACGATGGACCATGCTGCTGAGATGGCGACAAAGTTCAGCACTCCTTCGCACCCGTCTCCCTATCTGGTCTGCGGTCTGACGTACAGAGGAAAGCAAAGGATTTCCTTCTTCTCCTTGCAATGCCAGAATATCCTCCAGCAGGCCATTTGCCTCCTGGATCACCGCCAGATGATTACGCATCTCATGGGAGAAATCAGCGAGTAAACGCCCCAAAGAGGCCATCTGTTGCCAGCGAATTTCCCGTTCCTGCTCCCCTGTCATGCCCGCCTCTCTGCCTGCTGTTGTGCAGCCGCATCGATCTTAACCAAAAGGTCGGACAGATCAATGGGCTTGATAATATAATCAAAGGCGCCTTTTTCTCTTGCCTCAATACCTGCCCGCACCGAACCATGCCCGGTGAGCATGATCACCTCAATCTCAGGATCATAGGCCTTGATATGCTCCAACACATCCAGGCCATTCATGTCATGCATTTTTAAATCAAGAATAACAATATCCGGGTTGACCTCCGAGAGTACACCCAATCCAGCCTCACCACTGTGAACGTCAATGGCGTCAATATTGCGCAATTGCAGACGCCGACACAGGGTTGCGGCAAATTCTACTTCATCATCAATGATCAACAGTTTCATCCAGATCCTCTTTTTGTTCGTCCTGATCCTCGTGGCCCTCCTGATGAACCGGCAGATCAATCTCAAATTCAGTCCCTTTCCCCCGCACAGAAACCACATTTATCGTGCCACCGAGCTTACGAATTAAGCCATAGACTATGGAAAGTCCCAGCCCTGTCCCTCGCCCTGTTTCTTTGGTTGTAAAAAAAGGATCAAAGATATGCCGCTGCACCTCCTGTGTCATGCCAGGACCATTATCCGCAATACAGATACGAACGGCTTGAGGATCGACTTGTTTACTGGTCAGGGTGATAGTTCCTCCTGTTTCAGCCAGGGCATCTATGCCATTACCAATGATATTGAGAAAAATCTGTAAAAGCTCTCCGCGATCGCTCCAGGGATGCTGAAGCCCCTCCTCCAGGATAAAGTCCATATTGATCCGGTTATAGGATGCCTCTTTGGCCAGAAAGGAAACTGTTTCATGAAGAAGGGCATTGATATCCACTTCCTCAATTTTTACTTCAGCCTGGTGATGGGCAAAACCGAGCAAACGATGTGTGATTACTTTGCAACGATTTACACTGCTCTGAATACCTGCCAGGGACTGGGCGACCATTTCTTTATGGGGAAAATCAGGCGACATCTCCTGAATATCCTGTATCAGTCCTGCCTGCTGATTAATGATCGCCAGGGGATTGTTGATCTCATGGGCAACCCCGGCAGCCAAGCGGCCGATAGAGGCCAGCTTATTAGGCTGCTCAGCCCGGGCAAGGAATTGTTCCCGTTTCAGACCCGCCTCACGCAGATGATAGGTAATCGCCTCACTCAGCTGAAAAACCACCAGCACAGCAATAAAAGCGCAAAGAATGAAGATATGAATCTGCTGATAATGCGAGAGGATGGCGATAACAGACATGGGCACCAGCACCAGAATTGTCATGATCAGGGATAATCCACGGGAAAACCGGCGGTAGCCCTTATCGAGATCCGCCCGGATCATAAAATTGCCACGGGGTGGAGGGAGAATTTTCCCCAACCAGACAGAACATTTTTTCATAGTGAATCAGCCCTGCTCCTGAGGGAGGGGAGCCGCAAAAAGAGTCAGCTTGAGCTCGGCATCATCCAGGAGTCTGTACTTTGGTCTGAGGCCGGAAAGTTGCTCACTTTCCGTAATGATGATAGGGACGCCCTCACCGCGTTTATCCATAATATAGCTCCGTTTACTGCCTATCGCGTTGAAATTCATCGGGCAGCGGGCCAGCAATGAGGTTAATAACTCATTCCGGGCAGATTGCCGTTCCGAGAGGCTATCAATAGTCATAGTATTGGGAATAGCTCCTGGAGAGAAGATCTCAAGACGATCAGCAAAAAGGTGAAGGCGAATCTTTGAGCCATAAATAGAATAATCACGATGAGCAACCGCATTAACCACAGCTTCAAAAAGGGCATTTAAAGAAAACTGCGGCGTTTCAATTCGGTTTGGGGCCTTGATCGCGTACACACGCATATTACGCTCGACAAAACGGCAGGCTTCCCGGATCTGAACATCTAGGGGGCCAGTGATATCCTTGGCGTCAAGCTGATATCCTCCATTTCTTTCCATACCACGATAGCAGACCGCCTGGATAAATGCTCCGGGCATGAAGGTCTCCGGTGTTTCGCAGGCCAGCAAAACACCACTGACCGTCGGACAGGGAATATCATTATCTCCCGGTGCGATCAACTTCATCTTCAGCAGAAACTCCTGATCATCCTGCGGAGAGATAACCGTCCTGAAGCGATTCCACAGGTCAGGGGATAAATCATCAAGCCGAGCTCCCGGTACTGTCTGTTCGTCAAAACGAATCAAACGGGCCTGACTGTTATTTTTCAGCTCAAGGATTGAATCCTCACCTAAGGCTATCTGTTTCAGGAGATCCGATGTATTTTCCAGCATTATTTTCCACAGAATAATAACATTATGTTTTCAATAAAAAAATCACAGGCCCTTCACCGGCACAAAAACATCCATCCCCATAAGGGGCCAGATAAAGGCAACAGCCAGCCATACCACCAGCATCAGCAGGATGCTGGCTGGAATTCCCCAGAGAAAAAACTCGCCCGTACTGAATTGCCGAGAATTATAGGCAATAGCATTGGGGGCGGCCCCGACCAGGAGAAGGAAGGGCATACCGGCCACCACAAGGGAAGAGAAAAGAATAACCTCTCCGCTGACTCCAAGATAGGGGGCAATAACCAGGGCCACAGGCAAAGAAATAGCAATGGCGGCCACGTTCATAATAAAGTTGGTCATCATCATGACAAAGAAGGCCATGCCGAGGATGAAGACCAAAGGAGGAGAACTTTGAAAAAGCAGCAACCAATTCACAGCCAGCCACTTAGCGGCACCGGTCTCCCAGAGACAGAAGCCGATGGACATGGCGCCAGCAAACAGGAGAATGATATTCCAGGGTACCTCCTCAAGATCATCAATCTCCATAATCTTGAAAAGGAAAAAGGAAATGGTTGAACAGAGCAGAATACCGGTTTTATGGATGCCAGCCAATGCCGGGATAAAATTTTTCAGGGCTATGATCAGGATAGTCCCGAGCACGATACCTGCTGTCAGGAGCTCATTTTTACTCCAGCCTCCCAGATCCGTATACATCTCCTTTGCCCTTTCCTTTAAGCCGGGAATCCGAGCATGTTCCGGCCTAAAAAAGAGTAGGAAAAATCCCCACAACAGAAAAATCATGAGCCAGCCAATGGGAAACATGTACCAGCTCAACTCAAAGAAGCTGACATCTACTCCTCGAATATCTTTATAAAAGCCTAAAGCCACAGCACCCCTGGCTGCTCCCAGCAAGGTCACAATACTGCCTGCGCCTGCCACATAGGCCATCCCCATAAACAAGCCCTTGCCGAATCGGGTAGGCCCCTCATCATCCGCATACAGGGCATGAATAGCCATAAGCAGAGGGAACATAGTGGCTGCAACAGCGGTATGGGCCATAAAATGGGTCAGCACCCCGGTCATGACAAAGCAACCGAGATAGATCATACTGGTTCGTTCACCAACAATAGAAAGCATCTTATAGGCCATCCGCCGGGTCAGACCGGTTTTGGTAAAGACCATACCGATCATGATAGAGCCGAAGATGAAAAGCACTGAAGGGTCCATGAAATCCCGAAAGGCTGTACTGGGATCACGGATAGTGAAGAGGGCTTGCAGCACCCCGATGGTCAGGCTGGTCACGCCGATAGGCACAACTTCGAAAACCCACCAGGTTGCGGCCAGCAGAAAAACCGCCAGCGCGCCCTTCCCTTCTCGGGTCAGGATAAAATGGGTCCCCC contains:
- a CDS encoding ATP-binding protein, which codes for MKKCSVWLGKILPPPRGNFMIRADLDKGYRRFSRGLSLIMTILVLVPMSVIAILSHYQQIHIFILCAFIAVLVVFQLSEAITYHLREAGLKREQFLARAEQPNKLASIGRLAAGVAHEINNPLAIINQQAGLIQDIQEMSPDFPHKEMVAQSLAGIQSSVNRCKVITHRLLGFAHHQAEVKIEEVDINALLHETVSFLAKEASYNRINMDFILEEGLQHPWSDRGELLQIFLNIIGNGIDALAETGGTITLTSKQVDPQAVRICIADNGPGMTQEVQRHIFDPFFTTKETGRGTGLGLSIVYGLIRKLGGTINVVSVRGKGTEFEIDLPVHQEGHEDQDEQKEDLDETVDH
- a CDS encoding response regulator; protein product: MKLLIIDDEVEFAATLCRRLQLRNIDAIDVHSGEAGLGVLSEVNPDIVILDLKMHDMNGLDVLEHIKAYDPEIEVIMLTGHGSVRAGIEAREKGAFDYIIKPIDLSDLLVKIDAAAQQQAERRA
- a CDS encoding SLC13 family permease — encoded protein: MPSASPQVLRLSGVKKQFDWKRLLFILTGIILFALVYYWPPWPDAIDPRGTHFILTREGKGALAVFLLAATWWVFEVVPIGVTSLTIGVLQALFTIRDPSTAFRDFMDPSVLFIFGSIMIGMVFTKTGLTRRMAYKMLSIVGERTSMIYLGCFVMTGVLTHFMAHTAVAATMFPLLMAIHALYADDEGPTRFGKGLFMGMAYVAGAGSIVTLLGAARGAVALGFYKDIRGVDVSFFELSWYMFPIGWLMIFLLWGFFLLFFRPEHARIPGLKERAKEMYTDLGGWSKNELLTAGIVLGTILIIALKNFIPALAGIHKTGILLCSTISFFLFKIMEIDDLEEVPWNIILLFAGAMSIGFCLWETGAAKWLAVNWLLLFQSSPPLVFILGMAFFVMMMTNFIMNVAAIAISLPVALVIAPYLGVSGEVILFSSLVVAGMPFLLLVGAAPNAIAYNSRQFSTGEFFLWGIPASILLMLVVWLAVAFIWPLMGMDVFVPVKGL
- a CDS encoding ATP-binding protein: MLENTSDLLKQIALGEDSILELKNNSQARLIRFDEQTVPGARLDDLSPDLWNRFRTVISPQDDQEFLLKMKLIAPGDNDIPCPTVSGVLLACETPETFMPGAFIQAVCYRGMERNGGYQLDAKDITGPLDVQIREACRFVERNMRVYAIKAPNRIETPQFSLNALFEAVVNAVAHRDYSIYGSKIRLHLFADRLEIFSPGAIPNTMTIDSLSERQSARNELLTSLLARCPMNFNAIGSKRSYIMDKRGEGVPIIITESEQLSGLRPKYRLLDDAELKLTLFAAPLPQEQG